A section of the Malus sylvestris chromosome 17, drMalSylv7.2, whole genome shotgun sequence genome encodes:
- the LOC126611541 gene encoding uncharacterized protein LOC126611541 encodes MILAVLFANSEGNILVERFNGVPAEERLHWRSFLVKLGADNLRGVKNEELLVACHKSVYIVYTVLGDVSIYVVGKDEYDELALSEVIFVITSAVKDVCGKPPTERLFLDKYGRICLCLDEIVWKGLLENTEKDRIKRLIRLKPPTEF; translated from the exons ATGATACTGGCAGTGTTGTTCGCCAACTCGGAAGGCAACATCCTAGTTGAACG TTTCAATGGAGTTCCTGCTGAGGAAAGGCTGCATTGGCGATCTTTCCTGGTCAAACTTGGGGCGGATAATCTTAGGGGCGTGAAGAATGAAGAGCTCCTTGTTGCTTGCCACAA GTCAGTTTACATTGTTTACACTGTGCTTGGGGATGTCAGCATCTATGTCGTGGGCAAAGATGAGTATGATGAACTAGCCT TGTCGGAGGTGATCTTCGTTATAACATCAGCTGTGAAGGATGTATGCGGAAAGCCTCCAACTGAGCGCCTTTTCCTGGATAAGTACGGAAGAATTTGCTTGTGTCTGGATGAAATTGTTTGGAAG GGATTGCTGGAAAATACAGAAAAGGATAGAATCAAGAGATTGATAAGGTTAAAGCCTCCAACTGAGTTCTGA